Part of the Athalia rosae chromosome 2, iyAthRosa1.1, whole genome shotgun sequence genome, tgaagagagaaataaaagagaatagtAATGGCAAACTGTTAACCCCATTTATATCGCGCATCGTCTGCCAAAGTTTGTGATTCTACCTGATCCATGTTATTGTATGGTTGAAAGTAAATTCTGGACGAGGTGAGCAAAACTCTTCCAGGATTCACAACCAGCGGAGATATTTTGTCAGCTTGAACTTCCAACACCACCTGTTCGTAAAGATCCTCCAGCCATGAtgtatcgaatgaaattctaGATTGTCTTGAATGAACGATAGCTGTTATCTGATTTGTAAACAAAGTTTATAAGAACCAAGATTGAATGTCAATCCTCCATTTGATACGTTGCCttagtaataattaattaccatAGCATTTTGCTCAGCCATGGGAAGTGTAGCAGCCCGCAACAATTGCAATATTTGCGGCAGACAGTCTTCAATGGTAGCATAATTGAAGCGAAATAGGTAATGTTCGGGTTTATGTACAAATTTGTGAGGCGCAAGTACATTACCTTGAAGCATTTCGACATACTGCTTGCATTTTACCGATAATATATTGTTATTTCTAGGAACAAAATAATTGATTTAATATATAAATAGcgctaaaaaaatttatttatgttatcTTCACGAACCTGGCGTCCCAACTTGCTGTGTTCCATTTCTCAGTGCAGATCATTTCCTTCAGTTGTACTTTAATCAACGGCTTATTCAGATCTTTATTTACAAAGACCAAAGACTTAGAACATAACTTGAGTCTCCCATTCGTCCACTCAGAATCTCCAGCAAGCGGATTGATCAGTGCTTTGACCGAGACACTATAATCctcaaaaaaaatctcacctgGTTCAAGCAACAGCATAGTAAATCTGGAACCGAGCACAATAAATTGTTTTTGATCTATCGAAATTttagatgaaaataaacagGAGGTACGGATCATGgacaaaatagaagaagatTTTAGTGTCAAAGAGAGATTTCTCTCGTACCTTTCTTTATCCATTGTGAATAACTGGTACAACAATGGGTACCAAAGTCTCAACTTTTTCGTGTATGTTATCACAAAATTAGACCATTAACAattagaaaggaaaaaaacaactctcAAAATTGCAGAACTGCTACCTGCAGACGGCTGCTTTGCAACGATAATCTTGGAGCATAGTCACTTTGGCAAAGGCAAGAAACGTCTGTAGAGGGTGGTAGAAAAAGATAGAGACGAGTCAGCGGTCAGCTGTGATTTTAGCTGATGATCTAAACTATCGGACGTCATGGTTACCGCAATTTATTTTAAACGTAGTTGTCGAAGTCAGACAATTTGGATCAAGTTCTTCTGACCACTTCCGCAGTAATTTAAATTTGAAACACCGGGCATTCATCAATACTCCGGTGAGTTCCAAAGTAGGatagataatattattaataaaatgtcAATGGCAGGTTTCATAATTCAATCTTTGTCTCCACCCGGCAAATTGTGTTTCATAAAAGGGAATGATCATTcaattgttattgtttttattcagcatgatattgttttgtttttacaaGTCTGATAGAAATTGTCAAAGCCGAGTTTTGACCGGTACATATGAGCAGTTTTTGTGCTTTGGAGTCAAATTTAGGAGAAAAGCCATGTACGACGATTGTGTCCTTTTGTCTATGCGTTTTCCGCAGAAACTTTGGCGCATAGTTAACGAGTGTAAAACTGGTGCGATTCGTTGGAGCGTGAATGGTGGTACGATATTATTGGACTATAAAAAATTCCAGGAAGAATACCTGAATGCTgaacattcaatttttaaaacgaaCAATATAACAAGTTTCATACGTCAGCTAAATCTTTACGGATTTAGAAAAGTAACTTCCCACAACCGCGATCCAATCTGTAACTCTCACAACCCCAACGTACACGAATTTTtgcacgaaaattttcgagcccATCGCACCGATCTCCTTGCCAAAGTATGCCGTAGAACTGGCGCtggtaaaattaaatattgcGATAAACTACGTTCTAAAAACTTAATGAAACGAGACATAGCTGACCCcaagaaaaaattgcagatGTCACGCTTGCGAATTTGTCAGGTAAAATTCTTGTGGAAAGAAATTAGCCCAGACAGTTCTCGATCCTCGATAAACCTAACAAACCTATTGGGTGATCACTTGTGATTTCAGTTTGCTTTGACCGAAGCTTTGCAGCAGGCGACTCGAGATTACCATCGAAAGAGATTTTGGGAAGAGGTAATCCACGATGATTCATTATCGGagctaaataattttcacaaaataGGTAAACCTCTCTTTTCACAGAATGAATAGCTTTTAAATTAATCCCCAaaacaaattataattctggATATTGGTGTTCAACTctgctctgaaaatttttaaaaatttgctCTGAATCCACAGAAAAACAGCATTTTCTTAAGCTTTTTCTATTTACAAAtggatgaatttcattttcagctcACAGCTATGCCCGCGTCATCGAGGGATATCAAACAACTTTTGATTGTTCTCAAGATTATTGTCAAGCCGTTAGACAGTTACATAGGATTTGAAATCATCGCAACGTTCTTTATTTAGTAATTGTTTTCGCttttaatcaattattatatcaaGAAGAACATTAAAAAATGTGTAACGATTATGTGACAGTTGCAGTGTGatgttactttttttgtttctttttttctgcctcagcttctttctctttttcgatttCTGTTACGTATTCTCCGATCGTATCAACATCCAGCATCTAGAAATAAAGATCAGGTATGTGTAACTTATCGTCAATATCATACCATTAAAGGAGAGTAATAAAGGACaaaggtattttatttttaagcaTTACCTGTAGTGGTTGACCGCGACGCATTACCGCAATCTCCAAATTCTTTTGGCCAGATTGTACAACTTCAAGTAGCGCTCTGATCGCGAGTTTCATCGCCCCTTTTTCTGTGGCAACCTCGTCAGGGGTGTAGTATTTCTCTAGAAATTCACGCACAGTTGTGGCACTGCGACCTGTAGCATTTGCCTATTTTGAAAGTAGATTATAAACAATAAAAACTGCGAcgaacaagaaacaaaaatatttttcaacaaaaataatacTCACTTTCCATTCGAAATAGGTTCCCGATGGATCCGTTTGATACAGATGCGGAGCTCCATCGTAATCAAAACCTGCTAATAGACAGGATATTCCAAATGGTCTGCGTCCGTTGCTTTGagtgtatttttgtttcaaaccAGCTACAAATCGTGTGATGTACTCCAATGTGACAGGGTCTTCGACGGTTAGCTTGTGACTCTGGCATTCGATTTGAGCACGATTTATCAATACTCTGGCATCGGCAGTTAACCCTGTATGGTTcggtaaaattattaattgcaAGTGCATTAATGGTAACTAAAGTATATACTATGATTACTTACCGGCAAAAGCCATTACAACATGGTCGTCTAGAAGGCATATTTTACGTACTGTTCTCTCTTCTTGAAGTTTAGCTACAGACTTCTTCTCTACACCAAGTACAACAACATCGTTTCCACGAACACCGACCTATAATAAAAGGTTCTTATGGtaaatatcaataaatttaAACTAAGTCTGAAGAAACAAACTAGATTAACAACGTTTCTGCAATGTTTGTCAAAATACCGGTGTCTAGGTTATCGTTGTGGAAGTGCTTACCGCCGTCGATCCTTTTTTCACAGCTTCCTGAGCATATTCCACTTGCAATAAGTGTCCATCCGGCGAAAAAACGGTGATGGCTCTATCGTACCGAGATCCCATATTTAAATTGGTCAAAAATATctaagaaataaatttcctcTCGACGATGACTTCACGTTAAGTACGGAGATGGCTGTAACAACTTTGATGAACTTGGGAAGCAATCACAAGTGACGAAGCATTTTAACACCGATGAACGCTCAGGACGAATGCGATGAAACGCCTAATTAGACGTTAAATTTTTGTAGGTTAGGTCACATCACGGGTTTGTAGGATTGGGTGTAGAGGGCGAGCAGGATCAtgtttcccttctttttcccaAACGCCCTTGAAATCATCTGGAAATGAAAGAGGGAATGAGTAAGCAGATGTTAAGCATATTGAAATCCCCTCCAGGAAGTATCGCCGAAGGTACCCGTcatgtacggtacgtataccACCCCCAGACCACCCAGCTGATCGGGACTCTAGTTGACTCAAGTTGGAATAGTAACGGGTCAATAGACGGAAGGCAAAAGGGTATAACCGCGGCAGCGCCAACTACCTAAAGGGGAGCCCTATCACCTCATTCAACTACAGGctgaaatagagaaaatagtGGATCCACCAGTGTTGAAAGGCCTCGGTTCTCAccagttcatttttttttacttggctTCACTTGACTTCACCCACGGCTCTACCCAAAGAGATAAGGGAAGTGTCACTATGGCTTGGTTAGTCGCCGTCACCTGCTTCGGAAGATTGCCGAAGACCAGTTTTAAGTGAATCACAATCGAAATCAGAACAGACGGGATGTGGATTTTATTCGTGAATCGCTAAAGCAGTGATTGACATTAGCTTAATTCATTCACGAACTTGTTAGAAGCCGACTGGACGCAAAATGGCTTCTGGGGATAATGTGGACACGATCGAGGTTGTAGAAACGAGTTTTACAGCCCTGGATCGCGGCACAGAAGAACGCATCAGATTCGGAGACACGAATGATGACGAAAGTATGTTTCATTCATCTTATATTTTAACAGACAACACCCTAATCATAACCTATTCTACACGCCGTTCCATGAAACTTTGTCCTACATCAGGACGCGATGATGTCactcccacttttttttttttttaaatatatatatatatatatatatatctaaaaGTACCAAGTGGATATtcatgtaatttttattcaagtcCTTGATCAGAAAGTGATCCTTGGTAATTGAATTAAGTTTGACAGCTGTCATCCCTGTTTGCTACTATTGGTCATGCACAATattctgtttcattttatttccatgCAGATAAATCAGCTGGGGATAAAGTTGCATCTCTGGAAGTAAGTAAAATACACCATCAAGTATTTATCATTCACAGTTTTATGGTCAATTTTTGTTACAATCTTTGTTTCGTCAGATCAAACCCATATTCATACATCGCTTTATGCATAATCCAACTGCTCTTGAGATATTGATTTGTCGAATGACTTGATTTGAAGAAAGACTGATTATCTTCAAGTCTGCATCGTTTAATATCTGTATTCGATGTATGTTCTTGGTTCGAAATTTTGATACATAATGTATCATTGAAGTAATATTCCACGTTTCACTAATGCAAATTAGCTGTCAGAAGACTTTTCCAATAATGAGTGCAAATGATATAATGCTACTTACAAGGCTCTGCCCAAAAATGTGGAAAAGACAGAATCTTGCACTtatttgatttaaaaattatcagagGTGATGACTGTTTGATtacattagagcacattttATGTCAATGgagtttttcttattcaaatgTTATGCATTCCAATATTATCtaatagaaaatttcagtttAAGGAGTATTGTATGGCAATGAATTGGTGCAAATCACTTTCTGAATGATGCAGAAATTCATCTTGCTATGCATGTTGTTTTGTGCAGTGGCACGTTCATTCAGCTTGCTTAACCATTATGTGAAACCTCTAATACCAATAGTTTCAATTCTACTATCTGTATATTCCCGTTTGCAGGCTGGATattaaatatcatttttattagcaGAAacaaattgtagaaaaaaacaactgtcCATCTCCATTGCAACGCAtgtaaaacaatgattttgaTCATTACTCATAAGCAAAGTTTCATTTGGGTCTGattcattataatttatttttttctttggtttttgtaAAGTTATTCAACAGGCTTATGCTTTATTCTCAAAGGTCGTGCGGTGTCGGTTGTCAATCCAATGGTTTTTCTGTAATTATCACGGTCAGATGCATGATAATTTTAAACTATACAGGCTTTCCTCGACATGTACAATCTTTGGCATAAATATGGCCACTAGATCACATGCTGATACTTTGtcctattttcattcttttttttttttgtatatttccAGTAATTCTGCAACCTTGAATATCCGTGCACTGTCATCTTAACCTCCATTATTAGGTACATGATTTGTTCTTAATCACATAACTCGTggtaaattttgaaagaaaattcttccaacTATAATTTCCAGTTTTGGAatcatcgaataatttctggaataaaatataaatgtttCGGTGCTCTATATCCAGGTTTCTATCGCCCAACATGGCTCCGCAGGGCCAAAAACTCCTGCAGGAGTATCCCGAAACAAATcggaaagagaacgaaaaattggccATCGGAGAGTTGGTGTTGGAGGTGAAATTACGTATAAaaaggtaaatgaaaaatttctagtgATTTTCAGATTAAGTAATcgagatatttttataaattgagGACTCAGCATCTGGGATTCACTAGACTGAAGATATGAATTGAATTTAGATTAATGAAAAGTGTTTCTCTATTTCCTCTAAGTAAAGTAAGCCAACTTTACAATGCTCACTGTCACGTCGCCTGGGTTCAATTGAGAACTGCTGGCAAAGACCAAGTTTTTAGCATCTTGTTAAACGCTAGTTTAAATAATTCAAGTGCTATAAATACAGTGTAAATCGGTGTTGTTTACCGGATTTCTCAAGTACTATCAAACTTTGTCTCTGCTTTGCTGCAAACGTCAAATGTTCCAAAGTTTTGATACAAAAAGGAtatctatttcattttcaaaagagAGTATTTCATTAAATGTAGAATGAAACATGTTTGTAGTTGCAGTGTGACAAATAAATAGATTTCTAAAATGGGTGTACAATCAAATACTTTGCTAATTAGCTATTATTCTGatattttgataaatatttttgaatccaTTCTTTCAAAAATAGATCCAAACGACACAAATTATGGGGTCCATTCAACTTGGGATCCAACATGCGGTCGGAGGTCTGGCTAGCAAGCCAGAACGAGATCTTTTAATGCAGGATTTCATGACTGTTGAAACAACCAACTTTCCTAGCGAAGGATCTAACCATACACCTGCCCACCATTTCTCTGAATTCAAGTTCAAAAACTATGCTCCTATCGCTTTTCGGTACTTCAGGGACCTCTTTGGCATTCAGCCAGATGACTTTTTGGTAATTTAATAATCCCCgatttatgtaattttttagtctctaAAAAAGTTAGCAGAGTTTCAAGTGTTGAATTGTTTTCGCTATTCCAGATGTCCATGTGTAGTTCTCCGTTGAGGGAATTGTCTAATCCAGGTGCAAGTGGTAGCATATTCTATCTGACCGAGGATGACGAGTTTATCATAAAAACTGTTCAGCATAAGGAAGGCGAATTCTTACAGAAATTGTTACCTGGATACTATATGGTGAGACGAAGACTGATAATTGATTTACGGTTCTGAATTCCCtcaatctttttatttcaatatctaTTGATCTTAATTTCAGAATCTAAACCAAAACCCGCGAACATTGCTTCCAAAGTTTTTTGGCTTGTATTGTTATCAATGCAATAGTAAAAATGTTAGGTTAATAGCAATGAATAATCTGCTCCCATCAAATGTAAAATTGCATCAAAAATATGACTTGAAAGGGTCAACttataaaagaaaagtgaGTATTCTACATTTTTGCTTTACCTTATTATGCTTTGACATATCTTCATGATTAGATTTTCACATCTTTTATGCACAGGCTTCTAAGTCAGAAAGATCGAAGTCATCCCCAACTTACAAAGATTTGGATTTCATGGAACATCATACAGAGGGTATTTTCTTGGAAGCTGATACTTATGGAGCCCTCGTTAAAACCATTCAACGAGACTGCAGAGTGCTGGAAAGTTTCAAAATTATGGACTACTCTTTGTTAGTTGGAATTCATAATCTGGATCAGGCGGCAAGAGAAAAAACTGTAAGTTTTAACAATATTGGTACAAATAAGGGGGAAACAAAAACTCCTGCATTACCGAATAGCCCGTGGTTATGACATAATACTTGATCATGACAAGAATAGGTACAGCAgatatacaaaaaatatttcttagaCTATAATTTAAGTAATTTACAATACTTGACCTCTTGACGTACGTATTTTTGATAATCTTCCCCACGACGAATTGCTGGACGAATCTGGACAATGCaatgcaaaatttttcctattatcTCAACGCGTTAACACATCTTATATCCCGATATCACCTGCATACAATCTGTTTCTATGGCATCCTAATCCTGTTTCCCTAATCCCGAAGTTCCTCATTCACCCGTTCACAGATAATACGGTCCTATTGCGAATGTGTAGCAGAATCCAAACCCATTGACAATATACCGGTACGGTGAAATGGTATTTTATGATGCGGTGTCGACAGGAATGTATCATTTCTATTCAATCTTGAATAGATGcagcttctcttttttcgtagGAACAAAGATTATCCGCGAGCGCCGACGAAGAAGCTGGTGAAGCGGGATTCGATGCCAATGCGCTTATACATGCCGAAAGggatagagaaagagaagacaGAATCGGAGCTGCTGCGTTAAACAGGTCTCGAAGTATTAATCGACAGAGGCTTGTCGCGCATAGTACTGCAATGGAAAGTATTCAAGCCGAGAGTGAACCCATCGACGACGAAGATGACGTACCGTGAGTATTCTTCTGATAATATTTATCCGACCTCGTAAAAAGACGTCTGGACTGAAGATGATAATCTATGCGTGTCTCTTCCCAtgtattgattatttattgtttgtttatcgacataatattaattttgttCATCACATTATGCCGGTAGCAGTCCGGGCGGTATCCCTGCAAGGAACGCAAGAGGCGAAcgtcttttactttttctcggTATTATCGATATACTGCAGAGCTACAGACTCAAGAAAAAACTCGAGCACACGTGGAAATCCATGATTCATGACGGGGTAGGTCTTGTGACATAACATAATTCTCAGCTCGTATCTTCCAATGAATACTAAGAATTCTTCTGCATGTAATTCGACAACCTCGTTATAgtgtcaaaattttatttgtaagTTTTTCTATAGGATTTGCATAATCTAATCACTAGTTTTACATTCTAGGATACAGTTTCCGTGCATAGACCTGGTTTCTATGCGCAACGCTTTCAAGATTTCATGGCCAAGACAGTTTTCAAGAAAATTCCATCACGTAAGTACCACCCTAATCAACCTCTCCTTACCAATCTCACCTCCATGCTCGCCCTTAACAAAGCCCATCATTGATTTCTAATAACAATTCCACTACTACTTATCGCTCGTTGACAATTTGGTTCAGGCGtgcttataataataatacaaccACGGTAACAACAGCGAAAATGCCAATGACCATGAGAATcacaattataatgataataataataaactgataataatcataaatTATAAACAAACGAGTaggctaaaaatttttgcttttgttGTTTTCAAAATAAGAGAGAGGGATAGATCTCTATTTAAGGAATGTTAACTTCGTTATTGTAATATGTTtacaaaaagaatttcattatCGGGTTGGATTTCAAtagaatttttatgaaatctTAGCATAATTTACCATGGAGTTGAGGGTATGTTTAATTTCTTTGATCAGATGTTGAGATTGACTGTTTTTCATCCCCGCGAAATAATTCCTTTGGAATCCTAGTCTATAATTGGACGCAATTATTGGTCGTGGAGCTGAGAAAGAAAGTTTTCTGTACATTCGTTTAGAATTCCCTCGGCTGAATATCATTCGATACTTTGCACATATTAGTGATAATAACAAGTTGTTGTCGAGTTGAAAATAAGTTTTTCATATGTGCCCGGTTTTAATGTTCAatggataataaataattcgataaacgaatataaaaaaagtcgaatgagtaaataagtaaatcaaaaatcaaatcagaGCTTCAAATCGGTTGATAACTTAACTTTAAACAAAGTGAACCGCACAGACTGGcctgaatttttctcaaaagtattattaataatattcctATCCGTTTTACTCATAAATAGGCGTTAttttaataagaaaaaataatgggcTCAACGACCTTGTGGTTtcttaaaaaattatcgtcagTTGATCTTCAGTTATAATTGCCATTTATCTCGCAGTAATAATTAGCATGCTACAAccggaaaatattttaagaTTTTGAATGAGATTAATACATGACCCTAATATTAAAGGTAAGGTGATAAGATTTAATATGTTCAAAACGAAAGCAAGATAGGAATTTCTGTGGATCATTCAATGATAATGTTCAAACTAATCTATCGATTAGAGATAttgtaaatttaattaaaaatagcgaaaaaatcTTTGTGGATTGAAAGAAATCGATAGTTATTCTAAATTTTCAGACTGTGAACCGTTATAAAATTTAGTGCGGTTCCTTTGGTtggtgttcattttttttcagtatcaTCTTAGCACCTcctccacaattttttttaccgtataATTTATCATACTTTCGTATTTCTATTACTTTCGAGTTTCCTTTTGGGGTGAAGTATCGAGTAAGCTTTTATTTTAGATAATGTTTATCTGGTGTCCACAAAAATGGCTGATTTAACACCACAGAAAACCGGTTTTTATCTACTATATGTTGAACTTGCGTCATTAGACCAATTTGCAAACAAGATACAACAACAATTCAGGATCAGTTAATGAGTTTTGGCTGAATATCAACAAACCAATGCCTATTCGCAACATCTAACTAGCGattagttttcaaaaattttgcgacAATAACGTCAAGTAAATATTACCGTCGAAAATCTCTGTATGTGGATAGACATGGCACCTAATAGGTTTTGTAATtaacaatttatttaaaaatagtaCAGTAGTACAACTATGTCAACATTGTGAGAAGGAAATATCAGAGATAAGGTATATTTAGGCCTTTTGGTCCATTcgtttccaccttttttttcaagttcttttgtaaaaaaatcaacgtaaTCAGCTAATAAAGTTAAATGTGGACACCATGTAACGTAAACATTTTACAATAAATACATTCACTGGTAATAATCCCCTTTTCATTGACAAATCCCTTTCCTCATTTTATAATCGTCGTATTGTACAGATTTTTTCGTTGTGTTTTCACCCTACACGCCtcgtaatttattcatttgtttggAATTGACTCGAACAGTTTTCTTTTAATTGCgtatatttcttttaatttttattcccgttATATTTTCGATTCCTACTTCTAAATCGAGTACACAGAACATTATTATTGAAGTGAAATAGTACCCAACCATCGGTGATTAGTATCATGCATTTTTTAACAACTTTTTCAACCAAACTATGTGAAAGAATAACCAATTACTTTGTTATGCCTTTGGGAATATCGTTAATATTACAATTAAGCGGATATTTCATATTATGAGTTGTCTACAGTCGTCACCTACGAGCGGCAATGTTTTCGTAAAAACGTCGAATGGCTGTTGATATAATAGTGAAATGAATTAATATTGGTTATCACGTTGGGTGTTGGGTTAGCTAAATGTTGTTGTTTCTGTGTCTGTGCACCCTTTGTCACCCCCCTGACACGCATCACCTGCTACCATTCGAAAATACTGAAATCAAAAGTGGACCTGCCTGAGATTAAGGGAAATCATCGCAAGTTCCGTAACCTGGTCACCAGCTACATAGGTAACTCTGTCTGTCTGTTTGTTTGTCTGTCTGTCCGATTGGTCGTTTGCCTGTCTGTTTGAATCTATATAAGtgcttttcttcctcctctgctgatttatttattctatcgATCTATTTTAGTGCTCATTTCTCttccatatatgtatacataatttagGACAATAACTTCAGATATTTCCAATACTTAATGTGCGACCTTTCGAGATATCGTTGGTTcttccgtcatttttttttttcacacatgtGACGTTCGTTTTCCCCAAAATGTTGAGTTGtgtcaattgattttcaatatttgagAAGTCTCCACGGGATAataaaatttgcgaaaatcTGTTACAGCTCTGAAACATTCCCcatcaaagagaaaaagcatAACAAGGCCACTCAGACCCCTGGAAGGAGATTTTGATTCCACTGGTaagtaattttcatttgttggAAATGTTAATTTATCGTTATTCATTGTCCCATTGTGCCACAATAACTAGCCCCTTCAAACAATCAATGTGAGAACCGCATCCGTTCAGAAAATTCTTGCGGTACAGACAATGATGTAATTGTCCCATTTCCCTCGTCAAAAGGCTTCACGAGCATTCCTCGTTATGCAGTCCTCTAACAACgtttgtgatttatttttcaacctcgAACATTTTACATCGATATGCCCAATTTCATCCTGGTACCATTCCATatgaatatttgtacatacgtgtgtatgaaCAGGTGCAAACTGCCCCTTTGAAAAATAGTATCAACTAAGGTCAGCATTTGATTGCAAAGAAACAATAAATTGCAATGTAAATGGAAACGATGTATTCTTGTTTTTGTTcgatgtaatgaaaaaaataatgagctTTTTGAGCTGACTCGAGTCGATCGCTGCTCATAATTTTTCCTATGAAATTTCAACAAgccagaaaagaaaaactgtgGTGTATCCAAATTCTGAATgtgttgaagaaattttcaaaaattgtcaATTCAAATATcagtgggggaaaaaaaaaaaaaaaaaaggatggcaTCTTAAGGTGCAATGgtgaaattctcatttttacgaaGCGATAAGATagtattgaaattattcgctAATAGTATAACGGTAATATGGTGGTTGTATG contains:
- the LOC105688309 gene encoding phosphatidylinositol 4-phosphate 5-kinase type-1 alpha-like isoform X5 encodes the protein MASGDNVDTIEVVETSFTALDRGTEERIRFGDTNDDENKSAGDKVASLEVSIAQHGSAGPKTPAGVSRNKSERERKIGHRRVGVGGEITYKKIQTTQIMGSIQLGIQHAVGGLASKPERDLLMQDFMTVETTNFPSEGSNHTPAHHFSEFKFKNYAPIAFRYFRDLFGIQPDDFLMSMCSSPLRELSNPGASGSIFYLTEDDEFIIKTVQHKEGEFLQKLLPGYYMNLNQNPRTLLPKFFGLYCYQCNSKNVRLIAMNNLLPSNVKLHQKYDLKGSTYKRKASKSERSKSSPTYKDLDFMEHHTEGIFLEADTYGALVKTIQRDCRVLESFKIMDYSLLVGIHNLDQAAREKTEQRLSASADEEAGEAGFDANALIHAERDREREDRIGAAALNRSRSINRQRLVAHSTAMESIQAESEPIDDEDDVPPGGIPARNARGERLLLFLGIIDILQSYRLKKKLEHTWKSMIHDGDTVSVHRPGFYAQRFQDFMAKTVFKKIPSPLKHSPSKRKSITRPLRPLEGDFDSTAVAASGSSAVHVTSHSKPASPTELPASSVVISSAPAISTTSIPNATSTPINIPSGGGAMSPPPLIFSAAGETSPRETANFNKSNYPAVLKGRGGGASPPNPNLVPSGKIPPPVPPRGSISGRGKVDDHRGTPAATTSGSSRGGTLSSTCSTPPPPFDDAVTSNDTTLASGGHHIHHGTTTILTSSLSSTHSRQNKVVHHVTLTKTYHDAVSISDVHLESSGSGSGSAGRETKSSLSVESGGSSRGGGALTWTPPTGSVEGSTPTWTEGTPSFTESSSSGDLGCPTTPIRSGLTGKEDGRLVATVEEALASLTSEMEILQRE
- the LOC105688309 gene encoding phosphatidylinositol 4-phosphate 5-kinase type-1 alpha-like isoform X4; the protein is MASGDNVDTIEVVETSFTALDRGTEERIRFGDTNDDENKSAGDKVASLEVSIAQHGSAGPKTPAGVSRNKSERERKIGHRRVGVGGEITYKKIQTTQIMGSIQLGIQHAVGGLASKPERDLLMQDFMTVETTNFPSEGSNHTPAHHFSEFKFKNYAPIAFRYFRDLFGIQPDDFLMSMCSSPLRELSNPGASGSIFYLTEDDEFIIKTVQHKEGEFLQKLLPGYYMNLNQNPRTLLPKFFGLYCYQCNSKNVRLIAMNNLLPSNVKLHQKYDLKGSTYKRKASKSERSKSSPTYKDLDFMEHHTEGIFLEADTYGALVKTIQRDCRVLESFKIMDYSLLVGIHNLDQAAREKTEQRLSASADEEAGEAGFDANALIHAERDREREDRIGAAALNRSRSINRQRLVAHSTAMESIQAESEPIDDEDDVPSPGGIPARNARGERLLLFLGIIDILQSYRLKKKLEHTWKSMIHDGDTVSVHRPGFYAQRFQDFMAKTVFKKIPSPLKHSPSKRKSITRPLRPLEGDFDSTAVAASGSSAVHVTSHSKPASPTELPASSVVISSAPAISTTSIPNATSTPINIPSGGGAMSPPPLIFSAAGETSPRETANFNKSNYPAVLKGRGGGASPPNPNLVPSGKIPPPVPPRGSISGRGKVDDHRGTPAATTSGSSRGGTLSSTCSTPPPPFDDAVTSNDTTLASGGHHIHHGTTTILTSSLSSTHSRQNKVVHHVTLTKTYHDAVSISDVHLESSGSGSGSAGRETKSSLSVESGGSSRGGGALTWTPPTGSVEGSTPTWTEGTPSFTESSSSGDLGCPTTPIRSGLTGKEDGRLVATVEEALASLTSEMEILQRE
- the LOC105688309 gene encoding phosphatidylinositol 4-phosphate 5-kinase type-1 alpha-like isoform X2; its protein translation is MASGDNVDTIEVVETSFTALDRGTEERIRFGDTNDDENKSAGDKVASLEVSIAQHGSAGPKTPAGVSRNKSERERKIGHRRVGVGGEITYKKIQTTQIMGSIQLGIQHAVGGLASKPERDLLMQDFMTVETTNFPSEGSNHTPAHHFSEFKFKNYAPIAFRYFRDLFGIQPDDFLMSMCSSPLRELSNPGASGSIFYLTEDDEFIIKTVQHKEGEFLQKLLPGYYMNLNQNPRTLLPKFFGLYCYQCNSKNVRLIAMNNLLPSNVKLHQKYDLKGSTYKRKASKSERSKSSPTYKDLDFMEHHTEGIFLEADTYGALVKTIQRDCRVLESFKIMDYSLLVGIHNLDQAAREKTEQRLSASADEEAGEAGFDANALIHAERDREREDRIGAAALNRSRSINRQRLVAHSTAMESIQAESEPIDDEDDVPPGGIPARNARGERLLLFLGIIDILQSYRLKKKLEHTWKSMIHDGDTVSVHRPGFYAQRFQDFMAKTVFKKIPSLDLPEIKGNHRKFRNLVTSYIALKHSPSKRKSITRPLRPLEGDFDSTAVAASGSSAVHVTSHSKPASPTELPASSVVISSAPAISTTSIPNATSTPINIPSGGGAMSPPPLIFSAAGETSPRETANFNKSNYPAVLKGRGGGASPPNPNLVPSGKIPPPVPPRGSISGRGKVDDHRGTPAATTSGSSRGGTLSSTCSTPPPPFDDAVTSNDTTLASGGHHIHHGTTTILTSSLSSTHSRQNKVVHHVTLTKTYHDAVSISDVHLESSGSGSGSAGRETKSSLSVESGGSSRGGGALTWTPPTGSVEGSTPTWTEGTPSFTESSSSGDLGCPTTPIRSGLTGKEDGRLVATVEEALASLTSEMEILQRE